One region of Halocalculus aciditolerans genomic DNA includes:
- a CDS encoding VOC family protein has protein sequence MTETPVTPELPDSPFHTTGTDHVTAIGSNEEDTVAYYRDVLGMPLVLRQPNLDDPEQTHLFFDTGDGRILTFFVSDDRQSNPNPHRHRVGSVHHLSFSIDAADFDDVKRGLEDAGYGFNEFDRGIFHSLYTRDPNGLVIELSADKFDFPAERRGDVLAKAQELRVADGADYAEEEHLERALDELGIDAEKHDLPDADTGTEF, from the coding sequence ATGACTGAGACGCCAGTCACCCCGGAGCTCCCGGACAGCCCGTTCCACACCACGGGGACGGACCACGTGACCGCCATCGGTAGCAACGAGGAAGACACGGTGGCGTACTACCGCGACGTCCTCGGGATGCCGCTCGTGCTCCGCCAGCCGAACCTCGACGACCCCGAGCAGACCCACCTCTTCTTCGACACCGGCGACGGCCGCATCCTCACCTTCTTCGTGAGCGACGACCGCCAGTCGAACCCGAACCCCCACCGCCACCGCGTGGGGAGCGTCCACCACCTCTCCTTCAGCATCGACGCCGCCGACTTCGACGACGTGAAACGGGGCCTCGAAGACGCCGGCTACGGCTTCAACGAGTTCGACCGCGGCATCTTCCACTCGCTCTACACCCGCGACCCGAACGGCCTCGTCATCGAACTCTCCGCCGATAAGTTCGACTTCCCCGCCGAGCGCCGCGGCGACGTCCTCGCCAAAGCCCAAGAACTCCGCGTCGCCGACGGCGCGGACTACGCCGAAGAGGAACACCTCGAACGCGCGCTCGACGAACTCGGCATCGACGCCGAGAAACACGACCTCCCCGACGCCGACACCGGCACGGAGTTCTGA
- a CDS encoding DUF981 family protein yields the protein MLPLEATASTADKLILYNTLMGLAAGVGLLLLVGFARYGSTASKPTRDAWAWTFAGLGGLLAALGLHVCLTWPLLGAANIVFGEPALAFGVLLLVTAAVVFRTPIESDDVHSVSDTVVTYGRRKPLLARVGGLRETRDAMPDELLVALRPVTYVGAFAGLMVGLLGVSGAVFGEILFRPPASEFPAGLVAGTGIEAAYMAGTYVVLGLGAMVLPFGFHDRSYLNPAGSLLTLAAVLLLGITFVSFVGHVTLSAGVGPGGIPW from the coding sequence ATGCTTCCACTCGAGGCGACTGCGAGTACCGCGGACAAACTCATCCTCTACAACACCCTGATGGGGTTGGCTGCGGGCGTCGGCCTCCTTCTCCTCGTCGGGTTCGCGCGGTACGGAAGTACGGCGTCGAAGCCGACGCGCGACGCGTGGGCGTGGACGTTCGCCGGCCTCGGCGGCCTCCTCGCCGCACTCGGTCTCCACGTCTGCCTCACGTGGCCGCTTCTCGGCGCGGCGAACATCGTCTTCGGCGAACCCGCGCTCGCCTTCGGCGTCCTCCTCCTCGTCACCGCGGCCGTCGTCTTCCGGACGCCTATCGAGAGCGACGACGTCCACAGCGTCTCCGATACGGTCGTCACCTACGGCCGTCGGAAGCCGCTGCTCGCGCGCGTCGGCGGACTCCGCGAGACCCGGGACGCGATGCCCGACGAGCTCCTCGTCGCGCTCCGCCCCGTCACCTACGTCGGCGCGTTCGCCGGCCTGATGGTCGGTCTCCTCGGCGTCTCCGGCGCGGTCTTCGGCGAGATCCTCTTCCGCCCGCCCGCGTCCGAGTTCCCCGCCGGCCTCGTCGCCGGGACCGGAATCGAAGCCGCCTACATGGCCGGCACGTACGTCGTTCTCGGCCTCGGCGCGATGGTCCTCCCGTTCGGCTTCCACGACCGCTCCTACCTCAACCCCGCGGGCTCCCTCCTCACGCTCGCCGCCGTCCTCCTCCTCGGCATCACGTTCGTGAGCTTCGTCGGGCACGTCACGCTCTCCGCGGGCGTCGGCCCCGGCGGCATCCCGTGGTGA
- a CDS encoding DUF2103 domain-containing protein gives MQCDHCGTPLDHPGDYCLVCETANCDAVVVDIEESRATLTMLDEDEIVGRYHVTTTPESGEFAPVQVRNFAGRIGDELRRKRPDEVFVTGPREVVSALREDVRYEMYRVRADEGEDAVEAVVKRQGGGELATVDGAPASKLGGSHSTLIGDRKGWEVIRVVAAHPNVKKVIPGPIDASGSGSRTGLRAKATRADDTGNVRLIVRDGSSVQENRVVTTAGNRADGERVRADLNDALDDAGFLAGT, from the coding sequence ATGCAGTGCGACCACTGCGGCACGCCGCTCGACCACCCGGGCGACTACTGCCTGGTGTGCGAGACGGCGAACTGCGACGCCGTCGTGGTCGACATCGAGGAGTCGCGCGCGACGCTGACGATGCTCGACGAGGACGAAATCGTGGGGCGGTATCACGTGACGACGACGCCGGAGTCCGGGGAGTTCGCGCCCGTGCAGGTGCGGAACTTCGCGGGGCGCATCGGCGACGAGCTCCGTCGGAAGCGCCCGGACGAAGTGTTCGTCACGGGGCCGCGCGAGGTGGTGTCCGCGCTCCGTGAGGACGTCCGCTACGAGATGTACCGGGTGCGCGCGGACGAGGGCGAAGACGCGGTGGAGGCCGTGGTGAAGCGGCAGGGCGGCGGCGAGCTCGCGACAGTAGACGGCGCGCCCGCGTCGAAGCTCGGCGGGTCGCACTCGACGCTCATCGGCGACCGAAAGGGCTGGGAGGTCATCCGCGTCGTCGCCGCCCACCCGAACGTGAAGAAGGTCATCCCGGGACCCATCGACGCGAGCGGGTCGGGGTCGCGGACGGGCCTGCGGGCGAAGGCCACTCGGGCGGACGACACGGGGAACGTCCGCCTCATCGTGCGCGACGGCTCCAGCGTGCAGGAGAACCGCGTGGTCACCACCGCGGGGAACCGAGCGGACGGCGAGCGGGTGCGCGCGGACCTGAACGACGCGCTCGACGACGCCGGCTTCCTCGCCGGCACGTAG
- a CDS encoding 50S ribosomal protein L37ae: MAEKGSSTTGSAGRFGARYGRVARRRVSEIEADTNADHSCPECGNDAVSRKGTGIWACGSCGYTFTGGAYRPTTPGGESVKRSIRTALGEETED; the protein is encoded by the coding sequence ATGGCTGAGAAGGGCTCCAGCACGACCGGGAGCGCCGGTCGGTTCGGTGCACGGTACGGGCGCGTCGCACGACGCCGCGTCTCCGAGATTGAAGCGGACACGAACGCTGACCACTCCTGTCCCGAGTGCGGGAACGACGCGGTCTCCCGCAAGGGCACGGGCATCTGGGCGTGTGGCTCCTGCGGCTACACGTTCACGGGTGGCGCGTACCGGCCGACGACGCCGGGCGGAGAGTCCGTCAAGCGCTCCATCCGCACGGCGCTCGGCGAGGAGACCGAGGACTGA
- a CDS encoding DNA-directed RNA polymerase subunit P: protein MAYKCSRCKRDVELDQYGGVRCPYCGHRVLLKERARDVKEVDVQ, encoded by the coding sequence ATGGCGTACAAGTGCTCGCGGTGTAAACGCGACGTCGAACTCGACCAGTACGGCGGGGTGCGGTGTCCGTACTGCGGGCACCGCGTCCTCCTGAAGGAACGCGCGCGGGACGTCAAGGAAGTCGACGTCCAGTAG
- a CDS encoding KEOPS complex subunit Pcc1, whose translation MARHGTDFVFSYDSPDTARVVERSVRVEAGDIEGDRTSVTVERTGATVAIDVEAADLTALRAGHNTWTSLVEVAERAARHGSR comes from the coding sequence GTGGCCCGACACGGCACCGACTTCGTCTTCTCTTACGACTCTCCCGACACCGCTCGCGTCGTCGAGCGGAGCGTCCGCGTCGAAGCCGGCGACATCGAGGGCGACCGCACGAGCGTGACCGTCGAGCGGACGGGCGCGACCGTCGCTATCGACGTCGAGGCGGCCGACCTCACGGCGCTGCGCGCGGGACACAACACGTGGACGTCGCTCGTCGAGGTCGCGGAGCGCGCGGCGCGTCACGGCTCCCGGTAG
- a CDS encoding prefoldin subunit beta: MQGNLPPEAQEKLEELQDLQDTAQQVATQKQQAESQLQSAKTALDELDEIDEDTTMYREVGELLVETSYDDAEEDLDEKVENLELRVQTLEKQETRVQDQFEELQEELQNMLGGMGGGPAAGGMGGPGGD; encoded by the coding sequence ATGCAGGGCAATCTGCCGCCGGAAGCACAAGAGAAACTCGAAGAGCTCCAGGACCTCCAGGACACCGCACAGCAGGTCGCGACGCAGAAACAGCAGGCCGAGAGCCAGCTGCAGAGCGCGAAGACCGCGCTCGACGAGCTCGACGAAATCGACGAGGACACGACGATGTACCGCGAGGTCGGCGAACTCCTCGTGGAGACGTCCTACGACGACGCCGAAGAAGACCTCGACGAGAAGGTCGAGAACCTCGAACTCCGCGTGCAGACGCTGGAGAAACAGGAGACGCGCGTGCAGGACCAGTTCGAGGAGCTCCAGGAGGAGCTTCAGAACATGCTCGGCGGCATGGGCGGCGGCCCCGCTGCGGGCGGCATGGGCGGCCCCGGCGGCGACTAA
- a CDS encoding DUF3194 domain-containing protein: MPTDEAVVETAAEAAEGYVFSELARSDVDDLDITVTFEDGVLDVEVYVNAPDADADVERVADDAAMVAGQAVDDLFAEEE; encoded by the coding sequence ATGCCGACTGACGAGGCGGTCGTCGAGACCGCTGCGGAAGCCGCGGAAGGCTACGTGTTCAGCGAACTCGCGCGCTCTGACGTCGACGACCTCGACATCACCGTGACGTTCGAGGACGGCGTGCTCGACGTCGAAGTCTACGTCAACGCGCCCGACGCGGACGCGGACGTCGAACGCGTCGCCGACGACGCCGCGATGGTCGCCGGCCAAGCGGTCGACGACCTCTTCGCCGAAGAAGAGTAA